In Mycolicibacterium nivoides, the DNA window GGACGGCCACACGCCCCAGGTGTCGGTCCTGCCATCCTCCTGGGTGTAGGTGTAGATGCCCAGCATGACGGGGTCAGCCTGCGCCGGGGTGGCAATCCCCAGGCTGAGTCCGATTCCGACCGACGAGAACAGGGCGGCTGCAGAGGCCATGCGCTTGAACGTCACAATGGGTGAGTATCGCAGTCTTCATCAGCGTCGTCACCGGTATGGGTCGGTATCCCTCAGACCAGCCCCCGTGACGGCCCCAGCGGGTGAGCGTACGGCGGATCACCCGCGGTGATCCTGGAGTAATCGTGACCACACGACCAGCGATAAAAACGTTGGCGGCAGTCCTGGTGTTCGTGCTGGCGGCCTGTTCCACCGGCAGCCGGGTAGACCTCGGCGACGAATCGTCGGGCAATCTCATCGCGGCCATCGCGGGGGAACCCGATCAGCTCGACCCGCACCGGACGAGTGCCTATTTCTCGTTCGAGGTGTTGGAGAACGTCTTCGACACCCTGGTCGAGCCCGACGAGGACCTGCAGATGCGCCCGGCGTTGGCGCAGTCCTGGGAGGTCAGCGATGACCAACTCACCTGGACCTTCCACCTGCGCGACGGCGTGCGCTGGCATGACGGCACTCCGCTGACCGCCGACGACGTGGTGTATTCGTACCGCCGCATCATCGACGAGCAGCTGACCAACGTCGACAAGTTCAGTGCCGTCAGCAGTGTCACCGCGCCCGACCCGGCGACCGTGCGGATCACCGTCCGTCAGCCCACCCCGAACCTGCTGACCAACCTCGGCGGGTTCAAGGGCATGGCGATCGTGCAACGCGCCAACGTCGAAAGCGGGCAGATCGCCACCCATCCGATCGGCACCGGCCCCTTCTCGTTCGCCGGCCGCCGCAGCGGCGACTCCATCACCCTGACGGCCAACCCGCACTATTGGGGAGGTGCTCCCCCGGTGTCCGGGGTGACGTTCCGGTTCATCTCCGAGCCGACGACGGCGTTGTCGGCGCTGCAGGCCGGCGAAATCGACTGGACGGATTCGGTGCCGCCGCAGCGGGTGGCCCAGTTGCGCGACGACGACTCGCTGACGCTGGCGGTCACACCGGGCAACGACTACTGGTATCTGGCGCTCAACGAAGCCCGGCCGCCGTGGAATGACCCACGGGTTCGCGAGGCCATCGCATACGGCATCGACCGTGACGCGATCGCCGCCGCCACCAGCTACCGCACCGCGGAGGTCAATCAGCTGGCGATCCCGCGCGGCAGCCCGTGGTTCACCGATTATCAGCGCTACCGCTACGACGTGAACGAGGCGCGAAGCCTCCTCCAGGCGTCCGGCGCCGCACCCCAGGACCTCGACATGCTGGTCACCAGCGAGTACCCCGAGACCGTCACCGCGGCTCAGATCATCGCCGACAACCTTGCGCCCCTTGACATCACGGTGAACATCCGCACCGTGGACTTCGCCACCTGGCTCGACGAGCAGAACAACGGCCACTTCGACATGCTGATGATGGGCTGGCTGGGAAACATCGACCCGGACGACTTCTACTACGCCCAGCACCACACGCACGGCCCGAGCAACGCGCAGAAGTTCTCCGACCCCGAGGTCGACCGCCTGCTGGACGCGGGCCGCACCGAAACCGATGTCGCCGAGCGAAAGGACATCTACGCCAAAGCCGCGACGCGGATCGCCGATCAGGCCAGCTACATCTACCTGTACAACCCGTCGGTGATCCAGGCCTGGGCCAACAACCTGTCGGGGTATCAGGTGCGCCGCGACGGCGCCGTCCGGTTCCGCACCGCCGACCTTGATCGAGGTGAAAACTCTTGACCCAACAGGCTTTGCGCACGATCCGCGACAAACATCCGATCATGGAGTTCCTGGCCCGGCGGCTGGTGTACTCGGCGGTGGTGCTCATCGGGGTCCTGATCGTGGTGTTCGCCCTGGTGCACCTGGTGCCGGGCGACCCGGTCCGTATCGCACTCGGCACCCGCTACACACCGCAGGCCTACGACGCTCTGCGTGCGGCCAGCGGCATGGACCGGCCCATCGTCGAGCAGTTCTTCTCCTACCTCGGCTCGGCACTGACCGGCGACCTCGGCGTCAGCTTCCGCAACGGCGACCCGGTCACCGTGACCCTGCTGGATCGGTTGCCGGCCACGTTGTCCCTCGGGGTGGTCGGCATCCTCATCGCGCTGGTGATCGCGCTGCCCGCCGGGATCTTCTCGGCGCTGAGGGAGGGCCGGGTCAGTGATGCGATCGTGCGGGTCGCCAGCCAGTTCGGGGTGTCGGTGCCGGATTTCTGGTTGGGCATCCTGCTGATCGGCGTGTTCGCCTCGACACTGGGCTGGCTGCCCACCTCGGGATACCGCCCGCTGCTGGGAGATCCGGGCGGCTGGCTGCGCCACATCGTCCTGCCCGGGCTGACGGTCGGCCTGGTGGCCGGCGCCATCATGACGCGCTACGTGCGCTCGGCGGTGCTGGAGGTGGCCGCCATGGGCTACGTCCGTACCGCGCGGTCGAAGGGCCTGGCGCCACCGGTGGTCACCTTCCGGCACATCGTGCGCAACGCGTTGCTGCCGGTGTTGACCATCACCGGGATCCAGCTGGCCACGATCCTGGGCGGGGTGATCGTGGTGGAAGTGGTGTTCGCCTGGCCGGGCCTGGGCCGGTTGGTGTTCAATTCGGTTGCCGCACGGGACTATCCGGTGATCCAGGGTGCGGTGTTGTTGATCGCCGTGTTGTTCCTGCTGATCAACCTGCTGGTGGACCTGCTGTATGCGATCGTCGACCCGAGGATCCGGCTGTCATGACCACCACCGAGGATTCCAGGGTCGCATCCTGGCGGTTGCTGTTGTCGAATCCGGTGACCGCGATCAGCGCCGCGGTGCTGATCGCGGTGCTGGTCGTCGCGGTGTCCGCATCGTGGATCGCCCCGTACGGCATCAACGACGTCGACGTGCCCAGCGCGCTGCAGGGCCCGGGTACCGCGCACTGGTTCGGCACCGATGAGCTCGGCCGCGACGTGTTCTCCCGCGTGCTGGTGGCCATCGCGGCCTCGCTTCGGGTCGCGGTGGTCTCCGTCGCGCTGGCCGCGGTGATCGGCGTGCTGGTCGGTGTGCTCGCCGGTTATCGGGGCGGCTGGATCGACACCGTGGTGATGCGCGTCGTCGACGTCATGTTCGCGTTCCCGGTGTTGCTGCTCGCGCTGGCGATCGTGGCGGTCCTCGGCCCCGGCATCACCACCACGATGCTGGCCATCGGGATCGTCTACATCCCGATCTTCGCGCGGGTCGCCCGGGCCTCGGCGCTGGGCGTGCGGGTGGAGCCGTTCGTCGCGGTGTCGCGGAGTATGGGCACCGGCGACGGCTACATCCTGATTCGGCACATCCTGCCGAACATCGCCGGGCCGTTGATCGTTCAGCTCTCGCTGTCGCTGGCGTTCGCGATCCTGGCCGAGGCCGCGCTGTCGTTTCTGGGGTTGGGCATCCAGCCACCGCAACCGTCGCTGGGCCGGATGATCTTCGACGCCCAGGGATTCGTCACGCTGGCCTGGTGGATGGCGGTGTTCCCGGGTGCGGCGATCTTCGTGATGGTGTTGGCGTTCAACCTGTTCGGTGACGGTCTCCGCGACGTGCTCGATCCGAAACAGCGGACCTCGATCGAGGCGAGAAGGGCGGGCCGCGGATGAATCAGCCGGTGCTGAAGGTCGATGACCTCCGGGTGACGATCGGTCGCCGCGAGATCGTGCGGGGTGTGTCGTTCGAGGTGCACCGTGAGCAGACCGTCGGCATCGTCGGCGAGTCCGGGTCCGGCAAGTCGATGACGGTGCTGTCCGCCACGGGGCTTTTGGACGCGCCGGGGGCGGTGGTCGCCGGGAGCAGCCTTCTGACCGGTGGCACCCAATTGGTCGGGGCCTCGGCCCGGGCTCTGCGGGCCGTGCACGGCAGCCGGATCGGGTTCGTCTTCCAGGATCCCGGGACGTCTCTGAACCCGCTGCTGACCCTGGAACGCCAGATCACCGAAACCCTTGAGACACACCGCAAGATGACACGGCGGCAGGCCCGGGTGCGGGCCGGTGAGCTGCTCGAGGCGGTCGGGCTCTCCCCTGATCGGCTCGATGCGTACCCACATCAACTGTCCGGCGGGCAGCGCCAGCGGGTGATGATCGCGATCGCCCTGGCCTGCGATCCGGAACTGCTCATCGCCGACGAACCGACGACCGCGCTCGATGTCACCACCCAGGCCCAGATCATCGACCTGGTGGCCGATCTGCAGCGGGATTTCGGTACCGCGGTGGTGTGGATCAGTCACGATCTCGGGGTCATCGGCCAGGTGGCCGACGAGGTGACCGTGCTGCGTGACGGCGAGGCCGTCGAGCAGGCGCCGATCCTGCAGGTGTTCGACCACCCGCAGCACTCCTATACCCGCGAGTTGCTGGCGGCCCGCCCGTTGCTCGACGGCGCGGGACCCGAACCCGCGCCGGCTGATGCACCGGTTCTGTTGCAGGCCAACGGTCTTGATGTTCGGTACGGCCCGGTGCATGCCGTCAAGGGCGTCTCGTTTCAGCTCCGGCGCGCGACAACGCTGGGGATCGTCGGCGAATCGGGCTCGGGCAAGTCGACGGTAGCCGCCGCGCTGACCGGGCTGGCCACACCATCGGCGGGCACCGCCACCCTGGACGGCGAAGACGTGCTCGCCGGCGGGCGTGCACTGCGCCGACGGATCAGCTTGGTGTTCCAGGATCCGTTCGCCTCGCTCGATCCGCGGGCCCGGGTCAGCGCCGCGATCGGTGAGCCGCTGCGCGTGCACCGGCTGGCCGCAGGGGGCCAGGCGCGCGCCGCGCGGGTGGCCGAGCTGCTCGAACTCGTCGGCCTGCCTGCCGATTTCGCGTCGCGCTATCCGCACGAGCTGTCCGGAGGTCAGCGTCAGCGCGTCAGCATCGCCCGGGCGCTGGCCACCGAACCCGATGTGCTCATCCTCGATGAGTCGACGGCGTCCCTGGATGTGTCGGTGCAGTCGCGAGTCCTGGACCTGTTGTCCGGGCTGCAGCGCGAGCTGGGGTTGACCTACCTGTTCATCGCCCACGACTTGGCAGTCGTGCACCGGATGTGTCACGACGTGCTGGTGATGCGGGCCGGTGAGGTGGTCGAATACGGCCCGGCCGCCGAGTTGTTCACCGCCCCCGAGCACTCCTACACCCGCACCCTGCTGGCCGCGGTTCCGCCCGCGAGGCCGCGTGAGAAGGTGTGAGCCATGACTGCTCTGAATGGAAAGGTCGCGTTGGTCACCGGTGCCTCATCGGGTCTCGGCGCGGCGGTCGCCCAACTGTTCGCCGCCCGCGGCGCCTCGGTGTTCGGTGTCGCCCGCGACGCCGAACGGATGGCGACGGTGTTCGAGGACGTGCCCGGCGGGGCCTACGCCTCGGTGGACATCTCTTCCTCGGATGCCTGCCGCGACGCGGTGGCGCAATGCGTCGAGAAGTTCGGCCGCCTCGACGCCTTGATCAATGTCGCCGGGTTCCACCAGATGCGCCACACCGCGTCGGTGACCGACGAGGACTGGGACAAGGATCTCGCCGTCAACCTCAACGGGCCGTTCTTCCTGTGCCGGGCGGCCCTGCCGCACTTGCTGGAGGCCGGCGGCAACATCGTCAATGTCGCGTCCATCGCCGGAATCGAGGGCGAGGTCTACTCGGCGGGATACTGCGCCGCCAAGCACGGCCTGGTCGGTCTCACCCGTGCCCTGGCCATCGAGTTCACCTCGGAGCGGCTGCGCGTCAACGCGGTGTGCCCGGGCGGCATGCTCACCCCGCAGACCACCGAGTTCGCCGCACCGGAGAACGCCGACTGGAATCTGATCATGAGGATCGCCGCGCCTCGCGGAATGATGGACGTGGCCGATGTCGCCAAGACCATCGCCTTCCTGGCCAGCGACGACGCCGCCGCCGTGCACGGCGCGGTCTACATCGTCGATGCCGGCAAGACAGCGGGATGAGCGCGGGCATTCCCGTGTGAATCTCCCCGCACGGTTCCTTCCGCGGCCCGACGCGCGCACGATAGGAGTGTCCGCCGGGTACGGCGAAGGGAGCGGACGATGAAAGCCCATGTCGGCGATTTCCTGGTAGTCAAAGGCACCACCACCGACCAGCACGAACAGCACGCCGAGATCCTCGAGGTGCGCACCGAGGACGGATCCCCACCGTTTGTGGTGCGCTGGCTGGTCACCGGCCACGAGGCGACGGTCTATCCCGGCCCCGACGCGGTCGTGGTGTCGGCCGCCGAGCACTCCCGAGCGGCCGAACGCGCGGCAGAGCGCCAGGGCCGCCGAGGCTGACCGCCCGGCACCACCGGGTCCGGCTGCGACCCGCGGTTGGCCACGTCCGGCCATCGAGAGCGCGCACGAGATCAGGCGGGCTACGCAACCGTGCGTAGCCCGCCCGATCGGTCCGCGGCGCTCAGCTGGGTTCGAGCGCCGCGGCGGGAGCGCCCTCGGCCGGAGGCTGCGCCAGGAGGGGTTCAGGCGCATAGACTTCCGGGCCGTCCGGCCAGAGCCGATGGATGATCGGGCAGCCGATCAGGGCCACCAGGCCTGAGGCGATCAGGCCACCGTCGATGCCTCCGATCCAGGGCGCCAACAGCCCGGTATAGGCGTCGTTCACCGAGAACAGCATGCCGACCAGCGCCGCGACGGACCACAGGGCGAGCGTTCGTGGATTCAATCCGCCCTTGTACCAGTAGATTCCGCCACGCAACCGACGGTTGAACACCTGCAGGTCGTCGACGTCGTAATACCCGCGTCGCTTCACGTGCCCGTAGACCACGATCACCACCCACGGGATGGAGAAGCACACCAGCAGCTGCAGATAGATCGACATGCCGCTCTCGATCTTGTCGTAGAAGTGCCCGACGTAGACCAGGACGGTCGCCAGCCCGCACGCCAACAGCGTGGCCTGGACGCGGTTGAACCGCGGGATGATGGCGCTGGTGTCCAGCCCGGTGCCGTAGGTGTTGATGACGGCTTGCGTGGTTCCCGAGGCCAGACCGAGGTAGAGCAGGGCCGGGATGTACCACAGCGGCACCACGTTGACGATGCCGAACACGAACGGTGTGCCGGCGTCGGCGAAGCCGGCGTTGAAAGCCGCCGCCGAGGTGAACGCACCCCACAGGAAGCAGACGCCCATTCCGAAGATGCCGCCGAGGAACAGGGTGAGCACGATGCGGCGGTCGGAGTACTTCGCCGGGGAGATATGGCGGGTCCAGTCGCCGGCATAGGCGGCGTACGACGACACCGTCGCCGCGCACAGCAGCGCCGACACCAGCCAGGTGCTCAGGTGCGAACCGAACGCGTAGTGTCCGGTGCCGGCGTACGACGCACTGAAATCGCGGCTGTAGACGAACAATCCGACGATCATGCACAGCCCGGCCGTCGGCAGGATGAACTTCAGCGAGGCCATCATGCTGTGGTGTCCGTAGACGGAGATGACGGTGACGATGATGCTCAGCACCGCATAGGCGATCAGCCGCACGACCTCGTTGTCGGGCATGTCGAAAAACCGGATCAGTGCCGATGCCAGTGCGTCGCCTCCGGTCCAGATCGAGATGGCCGCGAAGGCCAGACTGGCCGTGCCCTCGAGAATCGATCCGATCAATCGACCGGCCACCCCGAAGTACGCGCCGCTGGACACCGGATTGTTGGTACCCGAGTGCGGGCCCATCAGACCGGACAGGCCGAGGAACACCGCCCCGACCGCGGATCCGGCCATGATGGCGGTCGCAGCCGACCACCACCCCAGACCGAACGCGATCGGGTACCAGCCGATGATGAACAACCCGAACGTCATGCTGCCGCCGAGCAGCAGAATGTAGAGGTTTCTGGGCCGCGAGCGTCGTTCGCCCTCGGGGATGAAATCGATGCCATGTTGCTCCATGCGCGGGAGCGAAAGGCGGGACGCAGTGGCCAGGCCCTTGTCAAAGTCCTTGTCTACCATGCGGTTGTCACTTTCGGACGAGCCATTCGAATGGCTTGAGATGTGCTGGGTTTTCGGTGTAGATGAGCTCGGGGTGCCATTGGACCCCGAAGCAGTTCTCACCTTCGATTGCCTCGACGACACCGTCGGGGCTCCACGCAGTCGCCGTGAGCGATCCGGTGTCAGAAACTGCCTGGTGGTGTTGGGAATTCACCTCGATCAGGTTCGGGAACAACTCGCCTGCCAGTGATCCCGGCTTGATCTCGACGCCGTGCCGGATCGAGGCGTATCCCCCGTCGACGGTGTCGACCATGTGCTTGCGCACACCGTAGGCACGCAGATCCTGGTGCAACCGCCCGCCGTGGGCCACCGCGAGCATCTGTGCGCCGCGGCAGATTCCGAACGTCTTGATGCCACGCCGGATCGATCGTTCGAGGATCGCGAGTTCCACCTGATCTCGCTGCTCGTCGACACCCATGAGCGTGGCCCGGGTGGTTTCGCCGTAGCGGCGGGGATGGATATCCCCGCCGCTCAGCAGCAACAGCGCGTCGATCCGATCGGCCAGCCGCAGCGCCCGCGCGGGCTCGAGCGTCGCGGGGATCAGAACTGGTACACCTTCGGCCCGCACGACTGCGTCGATATGGGTCCGGTGGCTCGCCAGGAAGCCATCGGGACCGAGGCCACAGACAACGCCGACGACTGTCATAGTTCCAGCAGGTACCTTGCGCGTTCAGCGTCGGAGACCAACAGGTGGTCGGACTCCCACTCCTTGAGTTTCATCTCCGTGTACTCGCTGACGAACGCCGGTGAGAACGTCTTGTGCACCAAGGGATCCGCCTGGAAGGCCTCGACCGCCTCCAACAGCGTGCGGGGTAGTACCGGCGCATCGGAGTTGTGCGACGCCTGCTCGAGCGGTTTCCCCGGATCCAGGCCTTCCCGGATGCCTTCCAGGCCGGCGGCGATCATGAGCGCCGATGCGAAGTAGTAGTTCGCGGCGCTGTCCGCGGCCCGGTATTCGATGCACGCCCGGTTCTGCGGCAGCCGCACGGTGCACGAGCGGTTGTTCGATCCGTAGCTGACGCGCGTCGGAGCCCAGGAGATCTGGCCGTCGGCCAGCCGCGGTGTGAGCCTCCGATAGGAGTTGGTGGTGGGGTTGCCCAGCGCGGTGAACGCGGGCGCGTGTTTGAGGACGCCCGCGATGAACTGGTAGGTGGTCTGCGTCCACTCCCCCGCGGTGTCACCGAGCCGGAACGCATTGCGTCCGGTCTCAAGGTCCACCAGGCTCATGTTCAGGTGTGCACCCGATCCCCACATGCTGGCGTACGGCTTGGGCATGAAGCTTGCGAGCAGGCCGCATTCCTTGGCGATCTGCTTGACCGCGAAGCGGAACAGCGTCATCCGGTCGGCCATCTCCAGGACCGGGGCGTGGCCGATACTGAGCTCGTACTGCCCGTCACCGCCTTCGTGGCCGAACGCGTAGACACCGAAATCGAGCTCGCTGAGGTAGCCGACGAGCTTGTCGAGAAACTCCGAGGCATCCAGGGTCGCCTCGACGTCGTAGGCCGGTGAGGGCTTGAGCGATCCACTGCGCGCGACCGGAACCAGCCGGTCACGCTGCCCCTCGAGGGATTCCGGCCGGAACACGTAGAACTCGGGCTCCACACCCAGGTGCACCGAATAGCCCTGCGCGGCAGCCGCTTCGACCTGCCCACGCAGTGCGTTGCGCGGACACAGCGCGAAAGGTTCGCGGCCGCCATAACTCATGTCGGCGATCATCCATGCATACCGGCGATCCCACGGCAGGATCTTCAGAGTGCTCAGGTCCGGCACCCCGACCACCTCGTCCTCGGTGGGGTTCATGTTGCCGATACCGCCGAATCCGCGGGGCGTGTACCGCTCGGCGCCGGCGACCAGATCAGCGAAGTGCGTCATCGGGACGACTTTCGACTTGGGCCGGCCGAGGACGTCGATCCAGTTCGCCATGGCGTACTTGACACCTTGAGCACCAAGCTCTTTCGCAACACGCGAATGCTCGGGATCGAGGCTGTACAAGGTGTCGTTGCGTTCGAAGATGGTGTCGGTCATGCGTTTCTCTCCTTTGTGATGTGGATGAGGGCTTCGGCTGCGCGCAGGAATGGTTCCAGCGGGGCACGCGCGACCCCGCCGCCGATCTGTCCGCCTCCGGCACCGGCGATACCGATGTCGAGGTAGGGGGTGATGCCGGTCGCGGCGATGCGCCGCACGTCGAATCCGACGGGGGTGCCCCGGTAGTCCAGGGCGGGGATGCGCAGGTCGGGATGTTCGCCCGCACAGATGTCGTACATCTCGACCGTGCGCGCGATCATGGTCGCGGCGTTGCCTCCGCTGGAACGTTGCAGTGGCAGGGCGGCGGCCTGCGCCACGCCGCCGAGTCCGACGACCTCGGTGATGACGCTCTCGCCACCCATGAACTCCATGTCCTTCTCGGTGAATCCCGGGTACAGCCGCGCAGCCTCGAAAGTCGGCAGCGGACCGCAGAACCAGCGGTCCCCGAGGCCGGCCACTTGGACACCGAACTCCTTGCAGGAGAAAGCCATCGATGTGACCAGGCTGCTGGCGCCGCTGCCTCGCATGGCATCCGCCATCACCTTCGCCGCGGCCATCGCCAGACGCAGGAAGAAGTAGTCACCGCCGGAGAGGTAATCGGCCAGCACCCGGGCGTCCTCCGCATCGGCCGCGGTGATCGCCGTCAGAAGCGCGCGGGTGAACAGCGTCGTCGCCGCGGTATTGCGGCTGTGCAGCTCGTCGCCCATGGTCAACGCCCGCTGGATGATCGGCTTGAGCAGGACGCCGCCGTGCGCCCGTACCACCCGGTCCAGCGCTGGGCCCACGTGGTCACGCAGGAAGTCCAGGTTGATGCGGGTGTCGTCGCTGTAGGTGCCGTAGTTGAGCCGGTCGGCGGTGTCACCCTCGTACAGCGTGCAGTACGCGCGGTTGCCGGTGCCGGCATCCTCGACGACAAGGACCGGCATCGACGCGGTGGTCACGCCGGCCAGTGAGCCCACCACACCCAGCGTTTGGCAGCCGGCGACGACGACCTCGCCGCGTTCAAACGCCCGTTCGGCGCCGGCGCGGTCGGTGGCGAAACCCTCGTAGATCGCAGCACCGAGCAGGCCGTCACGCTGGCCACCGGTGTAGGCGGCGAAGGGCAGGGTCGGACCCGAAGTCAGGATGAGATCGCGCCGCATCCCGGCGACCT includes these proteins:
- a CDS encoding purine-cytosine permease family protein, with protein sequence MVDKDFDKGLATASRLSLPRMEQHGIDFIPEGERRSRPRNLYILLLGGSMTFGLFIIGWYPIAFGLGWWSAATAIMAGSAVGAVFLGLSGLMGPHSGTNNPVSSGAYFGVAGRLIGSILEGTASLAFAAISIWTGGDALASALIRFFDMPDNEVVRLIAYAVLSIIVTVISVYGHHSMMASLKFILPTAGLCMIVGLFVYSRDFSASYAGTGHYAFGSHLSTWLVSALLCAATVSSYAAYAGDWTRHISPAKYSDRRIVLTLFLGGIFGMGVCFLWGAFTSAAAFNAGFADAGTPFVFGIVNVVPLWYIPALLYLGLASGTTQAVINTYGTGLDTSAIIPRFNRVQATLLACGLATVLVYVGHFYDKIESGMSIYLQLLVCFSIPWVVIVVYGHVKRRGYYDVDDLQVFNRRLRGGIYWYKGGLNPRTLALWSVAALVGMLFSVNDAYTGLLAPWIGGIDGGLIASGLVALIGCPIIHRLWPDGPEVYAPEPLLAQPPAEGAPAAALEPS
- a CDS encoding gamma-glutamyl-gamma-aminobutyrate hydrolase family protein codes for the protein MTVVGVVCGLGPDGFLASHRTHIDAVVRAEGVPVLIPATLEPARALRLADRIDALLLLSGGDIHPRRYGETTRATLMGVDEQRDQVELAILERSIRRGIKTFGICRGAQMLAVAHGGRLHQDLRAYGVRKHMVDTVDGGYASIRHGVEIKPGSLAGELFPNLIEVNSQHHQAVSDTGSLTATAWSPDGVVEAIEGENCFGVQWHPELIYTENPAHLKPFEWLVRK
- a CDS encoding SDR family NAD(P)-dependent oxidoreductase; amino-acid sequence: MTALNGKVALVTGASSGLGAAVAQLFAARGASVFGVARDAERMATVFEDVPGGAYASVDISSSDACRDAVAQCVEKFGRLDALINVAGFHQMRHTASVTDEDWDKDLAVNLNGPFFLCRAALPHLLEAGGNIVNVASIAGIEGEVYSAGYCAAKHGLVGLTRALAIEFTSERLRVNAVCPGGMLTPQTTEFAAPENADWNLIMRIAAPRGMMDVADVAKTIAFLASDDAAAVHGAVYIVDAGKTAG
- a CDS encoding DUF1918 domain-containing protein translates to MKAHVGDFLVVKGTTTDQHEQHAEILEVRTEDGSPPFVVRWLVTGHEATVYPGPDAVVVSAAEHSRAAERAAERQGRRG
- a CDS encoding ABC transporter permease; amino-acid sequence: MEFLARRLVYSAVVLIGVLIVVFALVHLVPGDPVRIALGTRYTPQAYDALRAASGMDRPIVEQFFSYLGSALTGDLGVSFRNGDPVTVTLLDRLPATLSLGVVGILIALVIALPAGIFSALREGRVSDAIVRVASQFGVSVPDFWLGILLIGVFASTLGWLPTSGYRPLLGDPGGWLRHIVLPGLTVGLVAGAIMTRYVRSAVLEVAAMGYVRTARSKGLAPPVVTFRHIVRNALLPVLTITGIQLATILGGVIVVEVVFAWPGLGRLVFNSVAARDYPVIQGAVLLIAVLFLLINLLVDLLYAIVDPRIRLS
- a CDS encoding ABC transporter ATP-binding protein, coding for MNQPVLKVDDLRVTIGRREIVRGVSFEVHREQTVGIVGESGSGKSMTVLSATGLLDAPGAVVAGSSLLTGGTQLVGASARALRAVHGSRIGFVFQDPGTSLNPLLTLERQITETLETHRKMTRRQARVRAGELLEAVGLSPDRLDAYPHQLSGGQRQRVMIAIALACDPELLIADEPTTALDVTTQAQIIDLVADLQRDFGTAVVWISHDLGVIGQVADEVTVLRDGEAVEQAPILQVFDHPQHSYTRELLAARPLLDGAGPEPAPADAPVLLQANGLDVRYGPVHAVKGVSFQLRRATTLGIVGESGSGKSTVAAALTGLATPSAGTATLDGEDVLAGGRALRRRISLVFQDPFASLDPRARVSAAIGEPLRVHRLAAGGQARAARVAELLELVGLPADFASRYPHELSGGQRQRVSIARALATEPDVLILDESTASLDVSVQSRVLDLLSGLQRELGLTYLFIAHDLAVVHRMCHDVLVMRAGEVVEYGPAAELFTAPEHSYTRTLLAAVPPARPREKV
- a CDS encoding glutamine synthetase family protein translates to MTDTIFERNDTLYSLDPEHSRVAKELGAQGVKYAMANWIDVLGRPKSKVVPMTHFADLVAGAERYTPRGFGGIGNMNPTEDEVVGVPDLSTLKILPWDRRYAWMIADMSYGGREPFALCPRNALRGQVEAAAAQGYSVHLGVEPEFYVFRPESLEGQRDRLVPVARSGSLKPSPAYDVEATLDASEFLDKLVGYLSELDFGVYAFGHEGGDGQYELSIGHAPVLEMADRMTLFRFAVKQIAKECGLLASFMPKPYASMWGSGAHLNMSLVDLETGRNAFRLGDTAGEWTQTTYQFIAGVLKHAPAFTALGNPTTNSYRRLTPRLADGQISWAPTRVSYGSNNRSCTVRLPQNRACIEYRAADSAANYYFASALMIAAGLEGIREGLDPGKPLEQASHNSDAPVLPRTLLEAVEAFQADPLVHKTFSPAFVSEYTEMKLKEWESDHLLVSDAERARYLLEL
- a CDS encoding DUF1116 domain-containing protein encodes the protein MSQTAHPSVTTTDANAAALENLFTAEPRLTGVRPAIEEVAGMRRDLILTSGPTLPFAAYTGGQRDGLLGAAIYEGFATDRAGAERAFERGEVVVAGCQTLGVVGSLAGVTTASMPVLVVEDAGTGNRAYCTLYEGDTADRLNYGTYSDDTRINLDFLRDHVGPALDRVVRAHGGVLLKPIIQRALTMGDELHSRNTAATTLFTRALLTAITAADAEDARVLADYLSGGDYFFLRLAMAAAKVMADAMRGSGASSLVTSMAFSCKEFGVQVAGLGDRWFCGPLPTFEAARLYPGFTEKDMEFMGGESVITEVVGLGGVAQAAALPLQRSSGGNAATMIARTVEMYDICAGEHPDLRIPALDYRGTPVGFDVRRIAATGITPYLDIGIAGAGGGQIGGGVARAPLEPFLRAAEALIHITKERNA
- a CDS encoding ABC transporter substrate-binding protein encodes the protein MTTRPAIKTLAAVLVFVLAACSTGSRVDLGDESSGNLIAAIAGEPDQLDPHRTSAYFSFEVLENVFDTLVEPDEDLQMRPALAQSWEVSDDQLTWTFHLRDGVRWHDGTPLTADDVVYSYRRIIDEQLTNVDKFSAVSSVTAPDPATVRITVRQPTPNLLTNLGGFKGMAIVQRANVESGQIATHPIGTGPFSFAGRRSGDSITLTANPHYWGGAPPVSGVTFRFISEPTTALSALQAGEIDWTDSVPPQRVAQLRDDDSLTLAVTPGNDYWYLALNEARPPWNDPRVREAIAYGIDRDAIAAATSYRTAEVNQLAIPRGSPWFTDYQRYRYDVNEARSLLQASGAAPQDLDMLVTSEYPETVTAAQIIADNLAPLDITVNIRTVDFATWLDEQNNGHFDMLMMGWLGNIDPDDFYYAQHHTHGPSNAQKFSDPEVDRLLDAGRTETDVAERKDIYAKAATRIADQASYIYLYNPSVIQAWANNLSGYQVRRDGAVRFRTADLDRGENS
- a CDS encoding ABC transporter permease — translated: MTTTEDSRVASWRLLLSNPVTAISAAVLIAVLVVAVSASWIAPYGINDVDVPSALQGPGTAHWFGTDELGRDVFSRVLVAIAASLRVAVVSVALAAVIGVLVGVLAGYRGGWIDTVVMRVVDVMFAFPVLLLALAIVAVLGPGITTTMLAIGIVYIPIFARVARASALGVRVEPFVAVSRSMGTGDGYILIRHILPNIAGPLIVQLSLSLAFAILAEAALSFLGLGIQPPQPSLGRMIFDAQGFVTLAWWMAVFPGAAIFVMVLAFNLFGDGLRDVLDPKQRTSIEARRAGRG